One window from the genome of Candidatus Binatia bacterium encodes:
- a CDS encoding hybrid sensor histidine kinase/response regulator produces the protein MEPGDQEYQRLFQIYREECDEHIQKLNDGLLALERAPQQAPIDEILRSAHSLKGASRMMGFKNLEMLAHYLETLLTQLNRGEREATPAMMEAMYRDIDAVTQALGALVEGAEPPSIDALIDELRVAAGEKTLDATIPIAATAESKERVPAAEARAPASRDGGGALSSIRVQTDRLDNLMNQAGELLVAKIEALDNLRQIEDTLDSLEEWRRRLARETHSPSFGRIERVGDDLSRALQRLSDNTRRLELLVDGIHEGVRDLRLLPVSTILEPFFRMVRDLSHELGKEVELALEGTSTRLDKKILEELREPLIHLVRNSIDHGIEPPEERERKGKAACGKLVISARQEGTKILVVVKDDGKGLDRKAIAETAVRKGLASAEEIQRWPDDEVLDLIFHPGFSTAAGVTEISGRGIGLDAVLERLENLKGSIATESKPGEGVTFTLSLPLTLSTTHALLFQCGGDVFCLPTDALEKTLLLAPDDIVHVEGKTAVVIDGTPLAFAWLSDVLNLPKVDVERKAAIPALLLQGGKGRVVFGVEALLGEEEVVVKALGKFFGHVPLLSGGTILGKGEIALILSPNELLRSVSHQAKTAAPISVRSIAPRPAAKKRVLVVEDTLTTRTLEKNILEAAGFDVTTAVDGEDGLIKLYEKSFDIVVSDVQMPRLDGFALTERIKKDQRFKDLPVILVTALQTEADKRRGIEAGADAYLTKAVFDQKRFLEIVQRFA, from the coding sequence ATGGAACCGGGCGATCAAGAATATCAGCGGCTGTTTCAGATCTACCGCGAGGAATGCGACGAGCACATCCAGAAGCTGAACGACGGCCTCCTCGCGCTCGAGCGCGCGCCCCAACAGGCGCCGATCGACGAGATCCTGCGCTCGGCGCATAGCTTGAAGGGCGCTTCGCGGATGATGGGATTTAAAAACCTCGAGATGCTCGCCCATTATCTCGAAACCCTGCTCACCCAGTTGAACCGCGGCGAAAGAGAAGCGACGCCGGCGATGATGGAGGCGATGTATCGCGACATCGACGCCGTGACTCAGGCTCTCGGCGCGTTGGTAGAAGGCGCGGAACCGCCGAGCATCGACGCGTTGATCGATGAGCTACGCGTCGCCGCCGGAGAAAAAACGCTCGACGCGACGATTCCAATCGCCGCGACCGCCGAATCCAAAGAACGCGTTCCCGCGGCAGAAGCGCGGGCGCCGGCGAGCCGCGACGGCGGCGGCGCCCTCAGCAGCATCCGGGTCCAGACCGACCGGCTGGACAACCTGATGAACCAGGCGGGAGAGCTTCTGGTCGCCAAGATCGAGGCACTGGACAATCTCCGGCAGATCGAAGACACACTGGACTCCTTGGAAGAATGGCGGCGCAGGCTCGCGCGCGAAACCCATAGCCCGTCTTTCGGCCGCATCGAAAGAGTCGGCGACGACCTTTCCCGAGCCCTGCAACGGCTTTCGGACAATACCCGCCGGCTGGAGCTTCTCGTCGACGGCATTCACGAAGGCGTGCGCGATTTGCGCCTGCTCCCGGTTTCCACGATCCTGGAGCCTTTTTTCAGGATGGTCCGCGACTTGAGCCACGAGCTGGGGAAAGAGGTGGAGCTCGCGCTGGAGGGGACCTCCACCCGACTGGACAAGAAAATCCTCGAAGAGCTGCGCGAGCCGCTCATTCATCTGGTGCGCAATTCCATCGATCATGGCATCGAGCCGCCCGAAGAACGGGAGCGAAAAGGAAAAGCCGCCTGCGGCAAACTCGTCATCAGCGCGCGCCAGGAAGGGACGAAGATCCTCGTCGTCGTCAAAGACGACGGCAAAGGGCTCGACCGCAAGGCCATCGCCGAGACTGCGGTCCGAAAGGGGCTCGCCTCGGCCGAGGAAATCCAGCGTTGGCCCGACGACGAGGTGCTGGATCTCATTTTTCATCCGGGATTTTCCACCGCCGCCGGAGTGACCGAGATCTCCGGGCGCGGCATCGGCCTCGATGCGGTCCTGGAGCGGCTGGAGAACCTCAAGGGCTCGATCGCGACGGAATCCAAACCCGGGGAAGGCGTGACCTTCACGCTGTCGCTGCCGCTCACCCTCAGCACGACCCACGCGCTGCTCTTCCAATGCGGCGGCGACGTCTTCTGCCTCCCGACCGACGCGCTGGAAAAAACCCTGCTCCTTGCGCCCGACGACATCGTCCACGTGGAAGGCAAAACCGCCGTCGTGATCGATGGGACTCCCCTCGCCTTCGCCTGGCTTTCCGATGTTCTCAACTTGCCTAAAGTCGATGTCGAACGGAAGGCCGCGATCCCCGCGCTTCTGCTGCAGGGCGGCAAAGGAAGAGTGGTGTTCGGCGTCGAAGCCCTGCTGGGAGAAGAGGAGGTCGTGGTGAAGGCCTTGGGAAAATTTTTCGGCCACGTCCCGCTGCTCTCCGGCGGGACCATTCTCGGCAAGGGCGAAATCGCGTTGATCCTAAGCCCGAACGAGCTGCTGCGCTCGGTCTCGCACCAGGCCAAGACCGCCGCCCCGATTTCGGTCCGCTCGATCGCGCCGCGTCCGGCGGCCAAGAAACGCGTGCTCGTCGTGGAAGACACGCTTACGACCCGCACGCTGGAAAAAAATATTCTGGAAGCGGCCGGCTTCGACGTGACGACGGCCGTGGACGGCGAGGACGGTCTGATCAAGCTGTACGAGAAAAGTTTCGACATCGTCGTGAGCGACGTCCAAATGCCGCGCCTCGACGGCTTCGCGCTGACCGAGAGGATAAAAAAAGACCAGCGCTTCAAAGACCTGCCCGTGATCCTGGTTACGGCGCTGCAAACCGAAGCGGACAAGAGACGCGGCATCGAGGCGGGCGCCGACGCCTACCTCACCAAGGCGGTCTTCGACCAGAAGCGTTTTTTGGAGATCGTCCAACGCTTCGCGTAA
- a CDS encoding methyl-accepting chemotaxis protein, whose product MKRFWPRAFFQKLMPATVRGKLTFWFLFLSLGPILAIGIIAYTSSRASLQGEIANKLDAVADNKAYILTAWFKAHLADAGSLSASQAVKDLVSPTFRVIYPNLAAKTDAERTQRVKDLIVARQETNPSYVDVLIVDSEGKVLVSSSRILPQEGKNLSELGLAKPIGNELAHVTPVFLSPIAQQHVMMVVSPVHDNNAKVVGRVILEVELRPIDRLIDERSGLGQTGEAVLIDRELRMLTQSRFSEPSTVLQTVPDSNPIRLGLQGNKGHEFFKDYRGVPAIASFRPLPEIGAVLIAKMDASEGLAPINKLGYVVASIIVLTFLVVGWASIVIARTISNPIREGVGFARQVAQGDLTVTLPAHDSSELGMLSLSLNQMAQDLSQIVIRITEMVQNTSSAASQISAAAEEQERTVASQAASINQVTTTIQELAQSSNQVGKTADEMSAQWREVSRLTEEGNRAVQKGIDEMNRLKVQSQGIAHSILNLSEQIQRISSIVLTVSSIAEQTNMLALNAAIEAARAGEHGKGFAVVATEVRKLADQSQKAAAQIGAIIQEIQAATQNTILAVEEGNKGVEEGVRQIFQAGETLQGVTATIKQTMGSVQEITLATRQQAIGADQVSDAMRAIDQGMRETVIGTKETNLAASQLMTLGQSLDQLVKRFRTAEGDHFEIFETTKN is encoded by the coding sequence ATGAAAAGGTTTTGGCCGCGCGCCTTCTTTCAGAAGTTGATGCCCGCCACCGTAAGGGGGAAGCTCACGTTCTGGTTCCTGTTCCTGTCGCTGGGCCCGATTCTCGCGATCGGGATCATCGCCTACACCAGCAGCCGCGCGAGCCTCCAGGGAGAGATCGCCAACAAGCTCGACGCCGTCGCCGATAACAAGGCTTACATCCTCACCGCCTGGTTTAAAGCCCATTTGGCCGACGCGGGGAGCCTCTCCGCCAGTCAGGCGGTCAAGGATCTCGTTTCCCCCACATTCAGGGTGATCTATCCCAACCTCGCCGCAAAGACGGACGCCGAGAGAACCCAGAGGGTCAAGGACCTGATCGTCGCGCGGCAAGAGACCAACCCTTCCTACGTCGACGTGCTGATCGTCGATAGCGAAGGCAAAGTCCTCGTCTCGAGCTCCCGCATCCTGCCTCAGGAGGGAAAAAATCTGAGCGAGCTCGGCCTGGCCAAGCCGATCGGAAACGAGCTTGCCCACGTAACCCCGGTGTTTCTCTCCCCGATCGCCCAGCAGCACGTCATGATGGTCGTGAGTCCCGTCCACGACAACAATGCGAAGGTGGTCGGCCGCGTGATCCTCGAGGTCGAGCTCCGGCCCATCGATCGGCTGATCGACGAGCGCTCCGGCCTGGGACAGACCGGCGAAGCCGTCCTCATCGATCGCGAACTCAGGATGCTCACGCAGTCGCGCTTTTCCGAGCCATCGACGGTGCTCCAAACCGTTCCCGACAGCAACCCGATTCGTCTCGGCCTCCAGGGAAACAAGGGACATGAGTTCTTCAAAGACTACCGCGGCGTCCCGGCCATCGCTTCGTTCCGGCCTTTGCCTGAAATCGGCGCGGTCCTGATCGCAAAAATGGACGCTTCCGAAGGGCTGGCGCCGATCAATAAGCTGGGCTATGTGGTGGCGTCGATCATCGTCCTTACTTTCCTGGTGGTGGGATGGGCTTCGATCGTCATCGCCCGGACGATTTCCAACCCGATCCGGGAAGGCGTCGGCTTTGCCCGACAGGTCGCTCAGGGCGATCTCACCGTGACGCTCCCTGCTCACGATTCATCGGAGCTAGGAATGTTGTCCCTATCGCTCAACCAAATGGCCCAGGACCTCAGCCAGATCGTGATTCGCATCACCGAGATGGTCCAGAACACCAGCTCGGCGGCAAGCCAGATCTCCGCCGCCGCCGAAGAACAGGAGCGCACGGTGGCGTCGCAGGCGGCCTCGATCAACCAGGTCACGACCACGATCCAGGAGCTGGCTCAATCGTCCAATCAGGTGGGAAAAACGGCCGACGAGATGTCCGCGCAATGGCGCGAAGTGAGCCGGCTCACCGAAGAAGGCAACCGGGCGGTGCAAAAAGGCATCGACGAGATGAACCGCCTGAAGGTCCAATCCCAGGGAATCGCCCACAGCATTCTCAACCTGAGCGAGCAGATTCAGCGCATCAGCTCGATCGTTCTCACCGTGTCGAGCATCGCCGAGCAGACCAATATGCTGGCGCTGAACGCGGCCATCGAGGCCGCGCGCGCGGGCGAGCACGGCAAAGGCTTCGCCGTCGTCGCCACCGAGGTGCGCAAGCTCGCCGATCAAAGCCAGAAAGCGGCGGCGCAGATCGGCGCGATCATCCAGGAGATCCAGGCGGCAACGCAGAACACGATCCTGGCCGTGGAAGAGGGCAATAAAGGCGTCGAAGAAGGCGTCCGGCAGATCTTCCAGGCGGGCGAGACGCTTCAGGGCGTGACCGCGACGATCAAGCAGACCATGGGATCGGTGCAAGAAATCACCCTCGCCACGCGCCAGCAGGCCATCGGAGCGGACCAGGTCTCGGATGCGATGCGCGCGATCGATCAGGGCATGAGAGAGACCGTGATCGGGACGAAGGAAACCAACCTCGCCGCCTCTCAATTGATGACCCTCGGCCAATCGCTCGATCAGTTGGTCAAGCGGTTCCGCACCGCCGAGGGAGACCATTTCGAAATATTCGAGACCACCAAAAACTGA
- a CDS encoding chemotaxis protein CheW — MDDKNIIVDGGENGREDFAELLRERARILSEVPAPEESGEKISALSFVLSGELYGVELKYLAETRQATPLRRLPSAPPHLAGLMNLRGELVPVVDLGPVVGLGQREMAALLPAILVLSLQGNKLALAVDQAQDILTFPAKELQPPPLSLEPERALFIRGVYLTERRLLSLLDVEKIVADPRFAGPGREGSEQF; from the coding sequence ATGGATGACAAAAACATAATTGTGGACGGCGGCGAGAATGGGCGCGAGGATTTTGCCGAGCTCCTGCGCGAGCGGGCCCGGATCTTGAGCGAGGTGCCGGCCCCCGAGGAAAGCGGTGAAAAGATATCGGCCCTCTCGTTCGTATTGAGCGGCGAGCTTTACGGAGTCGAGCTCAAGTACCTGGCCGAAACGCGTCAGGCGACGCCGCTACGCCGTCTGCCCTCCGCGCCGCCCCACCTCGCCGGATTGATGAATCTCCGGGGCGAGCTCGTGCCGGTGGTCGATCTGGGACCGGTCGTAGGTCTCGGCCAGAGAGAAATGGCGGCGCTGCTTCCCGCCATTCTGGTCCTTTCGCTTCAAGGAAACAAGCTGGCGCTTGCCGTCGATCAAGCCCAGGACATCCTTACGTTTCCCGCCAAGGAGCTTCAGCCGCCTCCTCTATCGCTCGAGCCCGAGCGCGCGCTTTTCATTCGGGGCGTGTACTTGACCGAGCGACGGCTGCTGAGCCTGCTCGACGTGGAAAAAATCGTCGCCGATCCCCGTTTCGCGGGGCCGGGGCGAGAAGGCTCGGAACAATTCTAG
- a CDS encoding chemotaxis protein CheW, which translates to MKDDLILLTFALEPVSYAISIHEVREVVPLPELTPLADAPPFVAGIFNLRGKVVTAIDLRRRMGLGRRPWDRKTAILVTPYQEKLFGLIVDQALSLVQISSAETEPAPDFSAFLGSLQSQFIAGVAKWEGRLVPILNAGRIFSVIEAHELGDWQTPRTDG; encoded by the coding sequence ATGAAGGATGATCTCATACTGCTTACGTTCGCCCTCGAGCCGGTATCGTACGCGATTTCCATTCACGAGGTGCGCGAAGTGGTTCCGCTCCCCGAGCTTACGCCGCTGGCGGATGCTCCGCCTTTCGTCGCCGGCATCTTCAACCTGCGCGGAAAGGTCGTCACCGCGATCGATTTAAGACGGCGCATGGGACTCGGCCGCCGTCCATGGGACCGCAAGACGGCGATCCTCGTGACTCCTTATCAAGAGAAGCTCTTCGGGCTGATCGTCGATCAGGCGCTCTCGCTCGTCCAGATCTCGTCCGCAGAGACGGAGCCCGCCCCCGACTTCTCCGCCTTTTTGGGCAGCCTGCAGAGCCAGTTCATCGCCGGCGTGGCGAAATGGGAAGGGCGGCTCGTCCCGATCTTGAACGCCGGGCGGATTTTCTCCGTCATCGAGGCGCACGAGCTCGGAGATTGGCAAACCCCGAGGACCGATGGATGA